A genomic stretch from Psilocybe cubensis strain MGC-MH-2018 chromosome 1, whole genome shotgun sequence includes:
- a CDS encoding Poly(A) ribonuclease pop2 has translation MRAESRSRDKEKEKERERSKEQGKERERTLTRAEAARDTLRVPLSGWVSAPPTKLVLYLLSSLTGIRDVWAPNLEAEMRVIRDLIEHFPYVAMDTEFLGVVARQIGNFKTSSDYHYQTMRCNVDLLKIIQVGITLANEDGEFPQEISTWHDDMFTPDSVEQLQKAGIDFGRHEEFGILPNDFAELMITSGMVLSHDTKWISFRSGYDFGYFVKVLTAESLPTNEDAFFLLLKI, from the exons ATGAGGGCGGAGTCGAGGTCGAGGGataaggaaaaggaaaaggagagggagaggtcGAAGGAACaagggaaggagagggagcgcACGCTCACGCGCGCTGAGGCGGCCCGCGATACTCTGCGTGTACCTCTATCTGGTTGGGTGTCCGCGCCacc CACCAAACTTGTCCTCTACCTTTTGTCCTCCCTCACGGGAATACGCGATGTATGGGCACCTAATCTAGAGGCGGAAATGAGAGTCATCCGCGATCTGATAGAACATTTCCCGTATGTCGCAATG GACACCGAATTTCTGGGAGTCGTCGCTCGTCAAATAGGAAACTTTAAGACTTCCTCGGACTACCATTATCAAACTATGCGGTGTAATGTTGACCTGCTCAAGATCATTCAAGTTGGGATCACGCTGGCGAACGAGGACGGGGAGTTTCCACAGGAAATCTCAACATGGCA TGATGATATGTTCACGCCTGACTCTGTGGAACAATTGCAAAAAGCTGGTATTGATTTCGGACGCCATGAGGAGTTTGGGATCCTTCCCAATGATTTCGCCGAACTTATGATTACGTCGGGCATGGTGCTATCGCACGATACAAAATGGATATCTTTCCGCAG CGGCTATGATTTTGGATATTTCGTGAAAGTTTTGACAGCGGAATCTCTACCGACAAACGAAGATGCCTTCTTTTTACTTCTCAAAATATGA
- a CDS encoding CCR4-NOT transcription complex subunit 8, translated as MRASKALKGGLQEVADDLGVMRISTGQHEQTGSDSLLTASIFFKMQEIYFDDHIDDAEYSGKLYGLGQTFSMSNRLTDPARGGVTIAEREDRGSVRDAHNQTPGPNNGSSQQTQPTSMTLGPMTAGIQPAMTPGGYGSMNNGPQAYMRTMVGGGR; from the exons ATGAGGGCGTCTAAGGCCCTCAAAGGTGGCTTGCAAGAAGTTGCAGACGACCTCGGC GTCATGCGCATCAGCACGGGTCAGCATGAGCAAACTGGCTCTGACTCTCTCCTGACAGCTTCAATTTTCTTCAAGATGCAAGAAATTTACTTCGATGATCACATTGATGACGCAGAGTATTCAGGGAAGCTATACGGTCTTGGACAAACCTTTTCGATGTCAAATAGGTTGACTGATCCCGCAAGAGGAGGGGTTACGATCGCCGAGAGAGAAGATAGAGGTTCAGTAAGGGACGCTCACAACCAAACACCTGGACCCAACAATGGTAGCAGCCAGCAAACACAGCCGACGTCGATGACGTTGGGTCCTATGACAGCTGGTATACAACCTGCCATGACACCTGGTGGATATGGCTCCATGAACAATGGACCACAAGCATACATGCGGACGATGGTAGGGGGAGGGCGTTAA